Proteins encoded in a region of the Micromonas commoda chromosome 10, complete sequence genome:
- a CDS encoding predicted protein translates to MDETVPHGEIIHLPELVKAAGDMHDRSVRTIGRCDGHASIRPPRSWDENVGTPAPSPLTRPLTVRPLLFVPAHPRRLVSYDAAAARATIALDGASILVDVANVPSPDPHRIDSLYQYIGEIDAAGGGGDRDGGGGAPCLRARVARCVDGLDLKLYARALRERNRFLGNNA, encoded by the coding sequence atggacgagaCCGTGCCCCACGGCGAGATCATTCACCTGCCGGAGCTGGTCAAGGCCGCCGGGGACATGCACGACCGCTCGGTGCGCACCATCGGAAGGTGCGACGGCCACGCCTCGATCCGCCCCCCTCGCTCTTGGGACGAAAACGTGGGCacccccgccccgtcccctcTTACCCGTCCCCTGACCGTTCGCCCTCTCCTCTTCGTCCCCGCACATCCGCGCAGGCTCGTGtcgtacgacgccgcggcggcgagggcgacgatcgcactggacggcgcgtccatcctcgtcgacgtcgccaacgtcccgtcgccggatCCCCACAGGATCGACTCGTTGTACCAGTACATCGGCGAaatcgacgccgccggcgggggaggggacagagacggaggaggaggcgcgccgtgtctgcgcgcgagggtggcgcggTGCGTGGACGGGCTGGACCTGAAGCTGTACGCCAGGGCCCTCCGGGAACGAAACAGGTTCCTCGGCAACAACGCGTAA